Proteins encoded together in one Perognathus longimembris pacificus isolate PPM17 chromosome 8, ASM2315922v1, whole genome shotgun sequence window:
- the LOC125356156 gene encoding transcription initiation factor TFIID subunit 7-like: MSKSKDDAPHELESQFILRLPPEYAANVRRAVQSGHVNLKDRLSIELHPDGRHGIVRVDRVPLAAKLVDLPCVMESLKTIDKKTFHKTADICEMLVCLVDGDLYPPVEEPVATADPKASKKKDKDKEKKFVWNHGITLPLKNVRKRRFRKTAKKKYIESPDVEKEVTRLLSTDAEAVSTRWEVIAEDETKETENQGLDISSPRMYGHRQGHDSLEHDELREIFNDLSSSSEDEDETQHQDEDVNIIDTEEDLERQLQDKLNESDEQHPENEGTNQLVIGIQKQIDNMKGKLQETQDKAKRQEDLIMKVENLALKNRFQAVLDEKQKEDREKEQLSSLQKELESLLEK; encoded by the coding sequence ATGAGTAAAAGCAAGGATGATGCTCCCCATGAACTGGAGAGCCAGTTTATTTTACGCTTACCTCCTGAGTACGCTGCTAACGTGAGGAGAGCAGTACAGTCTGGCCATGTCAACCTGAAGGACAGATTGAGCATTGAGTTACACCCTGATGGGCGTCATGGAATTGTGAGAGTGGACCGGGTCCCTCTGGCAGCAAAACTGGTAGATCTGCCCTGTGTTATGGAAAGTTTGAAGACCATTGACAAAAAAACCTTTCACAAGACAGCTGATATCTGTGAGATGCTCGTATGCTTGGTCGATGGTGATCTCTATCCTCCTGTGGAGGAACCAGTTGCTACTGCTGATcccaaagcaagcaagaaaaaagataaagacaaagagaagaagTTTGTCTGGAACCATGGAATTACTCTGcctctaaaaaatgttagaaaGAGAAGGTTCCGGAAGACAGCAAAAAAGAAGTATATTGAATCCCCAGATGTGGAAAAAGAAGTCACACGATTGCTTAGTACAGATGCGGAAGCTGTCAGTACTCGGTGGGAGGTCATTGCTGAAGATGAAACAAAAGAGACAGAAAATCAAGGCCTTGATATCTCCTCTCCACGTATGTATGGCCACAGGCAGGGTCATGACTCATTAGAACATGATGAGCTTCGAGAGATATTTAATGACCTCAGCAGCAGcagtgaagatgaagatgagacACAGCATCAAGATGAAGATGTAAACATCATCGACACAGAGGAAGATCTAGAGAGACAGCTACAGGATAAGCTAAATGAGTCAGATGAACAGCACCCAGAAAATGAAGGAACCAATCAACTGGTTATTGGGATTCAGAAACAGATTGACAACATGAAAGGCAAGCTCCAAGAGACCCAAGACAAGGCAAAACGACAGGAGGATCTCATCATGAAAGTGGAAAACCTGGCTCTGAAAAACAGGTTTCAGGCTGTGCTGGatgaaaaacagaaggaagacagagagaaggagcAGCTCAGCTCTTTGCAAAAAGAGCTAGAATCACTTCTAGAGAAGTGA